A region from the Thermoanaerobaculia bacterium genome encodes:
- a CDS encoding phosphoribosylglycinamide formyltransferase gives MKATAAAPRARLAVLLSGRGSNFVALAEALARGEAPADIVVVASNVEAAPGLARARGFGIPTVVLPHSGFASRGAHEAALLQALREARADWICLAGYMRLLSPEFVAAYAFRILNIHPSLLPAFPGLHPQRQALAAGVRVSGCTVHLVDGGLDSGPIVVQRPVPVEDGDDEETLAARILAEEHRAYVLAVRRLLTESWIVDGRRLRFLGAKPRGRQVAAVPAR, from the coding sequence GTGAAGGCCACCGCGGCCGCTCCACGAGCGCGCCTCGCAGTCCTGCTCTCCGGGCGCGGGAGCAATTTCGTCGCCCTGGCTGAGGCTCTGGCGCGCGGCGAAGCGCCGGCCGACATCGTCGTCGTAGCGAGCAACGTCGAGGCTGCGCCGGGACTCGCCCGGGCGCGCGGCTTCGGCATCCCGACCGTCGTTCTGCCTCACAGCGGCTTTGCGTCTCGTGGCGCGCACGAAGCCGCACTCCTGCAGGCTCTGCGCGAGGCCCGCGCCGACTGGATCTGTCTCGCCGGCTACATGCGGCTGCTCAGCCCGGAGTTCGTCGCGGCCTACGCCTTTCGCATCCTGAACATCCATCCGAGTCTCCTGCCGGCCTTCCCGGGGCTGCACCCGCAGCGCCAGGCTCTCGCGGCCGGGGTGCGGGTCTCCGGCTGCACGGTACACCTGGTGGACGGTGGCCTCGACAGTGGCCCGATCGTCGTTCAGCGCCCGGTGCCGGTCGAGGACGGCGACGACGAAGAGACTCTGGCGGCGCGCATCCTCGCGGAAGAGCACCGGGCCTACGTCCTGGCGGTGCGGCGGCTGCTGACGGAGAGCTGGATCGTCGATGGTCGGAGGCTGCGTTTCCTGGGCGCAAAGCCTCGAGGGCGGCAGGTCGCGGCGGTCCCGGCCCGGTAG
- a CDS encoding phosphoribosylformylglycinamidine cyclo-ligase yields MKEKTRSAYSVAGVDIEAQSQGLREVGKLARATFTPGVLSDIGSFGGLFRPDLAGMTEPVLVASADGVGTKLAVARMAGDYSTVGRDLVNHCVNDILVQGARPLFFLDYVGAGVLEPKKMIELVRGVADGCRENGCALLGGETAEMPGFYQPGDYELVGFIVGLADRANVLDGSRVADGDVLLGLPSAGLHTNGYSLARRVLFDQLGLKLTDRLPGLASKLKVGEWLLAPHLSYLAPLSPLLAEPGLHALAHITGGGLTDNLPRVLPDGLAAEIRVGSWEIPEPYRLLQDKGDIELEEMFRVFNMGIGMVAIVAPEAVAELSRRLAAAGQRALPIGRVVSGLTGVAYDLGLTGFDGFDGRES; encoded by the coding sequence ATGAAAGAAAAGACGCGCAGTGCCTATTCGGTGGCCGGGGTCGACATCGAGGCGCAGAGTCAGGGTTTGCGCGAGGTCGGCAAGCTCGCCCGCGCGACCTTCACGCCCGGAGTGCTCTCGGACATCGGCAGTTTCGGCGGGCTCTTCCGCCCGGATCTCGCCGGGATGACGGAGCCCGTGCTCGTGGCTTCCGCTGACGGCGTCGGGACGAAGCTCGCGGTGGCCCGCATGGCCGGCGACTACTCGACCGTCGGGCGCGACCTGGTGAATCACTGCGTCAACGACATCCTCGTGCAGGGCGCGCGGCCGCTGTTCTTTCTCGACTACGTCGGTGCGGGCGTCCTCGAGCCGAAGAAGATGATCGAGCTCGTGCGTGGCGTCGCGGACGGGTGCCGGGAAAACGGTTGCGCTCTGCTCGGCGGCGAGACCGCCGAGATGCCAGGCTTCTACCAGCCCGGCGACTACGAGCTCGTCGGCTTCATCGTCGGCCTCGCCGACCGCGCCAATGTCCTCGACGGCTCCCGGGTCGCGGACGGCGATGTCCTGCTCGGCCTGCCTTCCGCGGGGCTGCACACCAACGGCTATTCGCTGGCGCGCCGGGTGCTCTTCGACCAACTCGGCCTGAAGCTGACCGATCGCCTACCGGGCCTTGCGAGCAAGCTCAAGGTGGGGGAATGGCTGCTGGCGCCACATCTGTCCTACCTCGCGCCGCTCTCGCCACTGCTTGCCGAACCCGGGCTGCACGCCCTGGCGCACATCACCGGCGGTGGCCTCACCGACAATCTGCCGCGCGTCCTGCCGGACGGGCTCGCGGCGGAGATACGTGTCGGCAGCTGGGAGATCCCGGAGCCCTACCGTTTGCTGCAGGACAAGGGTGACATCGAGCTCGAGGAGATGTTCCGGGTGTTCAACATGGGGATCGGCATGGTCGCCATCGTCGCTCCCGAAGCGGTCGCAGAGCTCTCGCGGCGCCTCGCAGCAGCGGGGCAGCGGGCGCTGCCGATCGGGCGGGTCGTGTCGGGTCTCACCGGCGTGGCTTACGACCTCGGCCTCACCGGTTTCGACGGCTTCGACGGCCGCGAATCGTGA
- a CDS encoding xanthine dehydrogenase family protein, translating into MKREPPRQAKLRTRALRVVGTNVLRREGYEKLTGRALYAADLDVADAWWGTTLRSTLPRARLLEIRRDPDFDWDGAVVVTAADLARAGRTNIVSLIGDDQPFLAAGLVEHPEEAVALVAAPSREAAERAAAHLEACYEALPAELDFETASTTFKELAIHKGTPAEAFRRADRIVARTYRSGHQEQAYIENNGVVAFPPDAARGGLREVRGSMQCPFYIVSALARLFGEPPERIRVVQVTTGGGFGGKEEFPSMISGHAALLAEACGRPVRMLYDRAEDMTATTKRHPSRVTHRTALDPDGRILAMEIDVLLDGGAYITLSPVVLSRALLHAAGPYRCDHLRITGRVAKTNTPPNGAFRGFGVPQVAFALERHLDHVAGQIGIDPVELRRRNLLADGGTTATGQSVADAGASREALDAVLARSQWAATKQAHRAWNRKNATKRRGLGLACYFHGTGFTGSGEIRLASVAAVELLKGGYVRVRTSSTEMGQGTRTVFAQIVAETLGLPCDRVETFDPDTALVPDSGPTVASRTVAIVGRIVADAAQALDRALAAKAGRECGSPWSVRDFIRAGDAHLAAGGEPFFRARFANPSNQRFDDVSYVGEAYAAYAWAATVVEVEVDLASFEVAVRRVTSAQEIGRAIHPRFAEGQLEGGIAQALGWGLFEEVVMRDGRMANGQFTNYILPTAIDTPPMDLVLLERPWEHGPFGAKGIGELPMDGGAPAALNAIADALAIDLDRIPASAERIAKAWGARSSAGRTA; encoded by the coding sequence GTGAAGCGAGAGCCGCCTCGCCAAGCCAAGCTCCGGACTCGCGCCCTGCGCGTCGTCGGCACGAACGTGCTGCGTCGCGAGGGCTACGAGAAGCTCACCGGCCGCGCGCTCTACGCTGCGGACCTCGACGTGGCGGACGCCTGGTGGGGAACCACGCTGCGGTCGACCCTGCCGCGCGCGCGCCTGCTCGAGATCCGGCGGGACCCCGATTTCGACTGGGATGGCGCGGTCGTCGTGACCGCGGCCGACCTCGCGCGCGCCGGCCGGACCAACATCGTTTCGTTGATCGGCGACGATCAGCCGTTCCTCGCTGCCGGCCTCGTCGAGCATCCCGAGGAGGCCGTGGCGCTCGTCGCCGCACCGTCGCGCGAGGCCGCCGAGCGGGCCGCCGCTCACCTCGAAGCGTGCTACGAAGCGCTCCCGGCCGAGCTCGACTTCGAGACTGCGAGCACCACCTTCAAGGAGCTCGCGATCCACAAGGGGACCCCCGCGGAGGCCTTCCGGCGCGCCGACCGGATCGTCGCGAGGACCTACCGCAGCGGCCACCAGGAGCAGGCCTACATCGAGAACAACGGCGTCGTCGCCTTTCCGCCGGATGCCGCGCGCGGCGGCCTGCGCGAAGTGCGCGGCTCGATGCAGTGTCCGTTCTACATCGTGTCGGCGCTCGCCCGGCTCTTCGGCGAGCCGCCCGAGCGCATCCGCGTCGTGCAGGTCACGACGGGCGGCGGTTTCGGTGGCAAGGAGGAGTTCCCGAGCATGATCTCCGGCCACGCGGCGCTCCTCGCCGAGGCCTGCGGCCGGCCGGTGCGGATGCTCTACGACCGTGCCGAGGACATGACCGCGACGACCAAGCGCCACCCCAGCCGGGTCACCCACCGTACCGCGCTCGATCCCGACGGTCGCATCCTCGCCATGGAGATCGACGTGCTGCTCGATGGCGGCGCCTACATCACGCTTTCGCCCGTGGTTCTCTCGCGCGCCCTGCTGCACGCCGCGGGACCGTACCGCTGCGACCACCTGCGCATCACCGGCCGGGTCGCGAAGACCAACACCCCGCCGAACGGCGCCTTCCGCGGCTTCGGCGTGCCGCAGGTCGCCTTCGCACTCGAGCGCCACCTCGACCATGTCGCCGGGCAGATCGGCATCGATCCTGTCGAGCTTCGGCGGCGAAACCTCCTCGCGGATGGCGGCACGACCGCCACCGGGCAGTCCGTGGCGGACGCCGGCGCGAGCCGGGAGGCCCTCGACGCCGTGCTGGCGCGGTCGCAGTGGGCGGCGACGAAGCAGGCGCACCGGGCGTGGAACCGCAAGAACGCCACGAAGCGGCGGGGCCTGGGTCTCGCCTGCTACTTTCACGGCACCGGCTTCACCGGCAGCGGCGAGATCCGGCTCGCTTCGGTTGCTGCGGTCGAGCTGCTCAAGGGCGGCTACGTCCGTGTCCGGACCTCGTCGACGGAGATGGGCCAGGGGACGCGCACCGTCTTCGCGCAGATCGTGGCCGAGACTCTCGGCCTGCCCTGCGATCGCGTCGAAACCTTCGACCCCGACACGGCCCTCGTGCCGGACAGCGGCCCGACGGTCGCCTCGCGCACCGTCGCGATCGTCGGCCGGATCGTCGCCGACGCCGCGCAGGCGCTCGACCGGGCGCTCGCCGCGAAGGCCGGCCGCGAGTGCGGCAGCCCCTGGAGCGTGCGGGATTTCATCCGCGCCGGCGACGCTCATCTCGCGGCGGGCGGCGAGCCCTTCTTTCGCGCCCGTTTCGCCAACCCATCGAACCAGCGCTTCGACGACGTGAGCTACGTCGGCGAGGCCTACGCCGCCTACGCCTGGGCCGCGACCGTCGTTGAGGTCGAGGTCGACCTCGCGAGTTTCGAAGTCGCGGTCCGACGGGTCACGAGCGCGCAGGAGATCGGCCGCGCGATCCATCCCCGCTTCGCCGAGGGGCAGCTCGAAGGCGGTATCGCCCAGGCCTTGGGCTGGGGGCTGTTCGAAGAGGTCGTGATGCGCGACGGCCGTATGGCGAACGGCCAGTTCACCAACTACATCCTGCCGACGGCGATCGACACTCCGCCGATGGACCTCGTCCTGCTCGAGCGCCCCTGGGAGCACGGCCCATTCGGCGCCAAAGGCATCGGAGAGCTGCCGATGGATGGCGGCGCTCCAGCGGCGTTGAACGCCATCGCGGACGCGTTGGCGATCGACCTTGATCGGATTCCCGCGTCCGCGGAACGGATCGCGAAGGCCTGGGGCGCCCGCTCCAGCGCCGGGAGGACCGCCTGA
- a CDS encoding (2Fe-2S)-binding protein has protein sequence MRLRLDVNGRRRSVVVPPMKRLLDVLREDLALTGTKEGCGEGECGACAVLLDGELVNSCLVAACQAEGTRVRTVEGLESTEGGLHPIQEAFWQRGGAQCGICTPGMLMAAVALLAANAQPSEAAIREGLAGNLCRCTGYVKIVEAVAAAAGGTKRAPKRRRARGAR, from the coding sequence CTGAGACTGAGACTGGACGTGAACGGGCGGCGGCGCTCGGTCGTGGTCCCGCCGATGAAGCGCCTGCTGGATGTCCTGCGCGAGGATCTCGCGCTGACCGGTACGAAGGAGGGGTGCGGAGAAGGAGAATGCGGCGCCTGCGCCGTGCTCCTCGACGGCGAGCTCGTCAACTCCTGCCTCGTCGCGGCATGCCAGGCAGAGGGCACCCGGGTTCGTACCGTCGAAGGGCTGGAAAGCACCGAGGGCGGGCTGCATCCGATCCAGGAGGCTTTCTGGCAGCGCGGCGGCGCACAGTGCGGCATCTGCACACCGGGGATGCTGATGGCCGCGGTGGCGCTCCTCGCCGCGAATGCACAGCCTTCGGAGGCCGCCATTCGCGAAGGGCTGGCCGGCAACCTCTGCCGCTGCACCGGCTACGTCAAGATCGTGGAGGCGGTCGCCGCGGCCGCCGGAGGAACGAAACGCGCCCCGAAACGGCGCAGGGCGCGCGGCGCAAGGTGA
- a CDS encoding FAD binding domain-containing protein yields the protein MRGDLTACEVLRPRRLAAALAALAEPERPMPLAGGTDLFVLLNDGRQPARRFLDLTLLDELRGIERSPAGLRIGARTTYTELRRSRTILRRAPVLAEMAATVGAAAIQNRGTLGGSLGNASPASDPAPVLLALDASVELARREGRRVERRIVPLSTYFTGYRATAARPDELVTSILIPAEALAGWRYAYRKVGTRRAQAISKVVAAVALTAPGTPVGRRAARIAFGSVAPTTVRAFAAEGALLGRRLDATAAAEARESLLARDIRPIDDLRSTADYRGLVAGRILVTLLAELGGFSAADLLSL from the coding sequence GTGAGGGGCGATCTCACCGCCTGCGAAGTCCTCCGGCCACGACGCCTCGCGGCGGCGCTCGCGGCGCTCGCTGAGCCCGAGCGACCGATGCCGCTCGCCGGCGGCACCGATCTCTTCGTCCTGCTCAACGACGGCAGGCAACCGGCGCGCCGCTTCCTCGACCTCACGCTACTCGACGAGCTCCGGGGCATCGAGCGCTCGCCCGCCGGACTGCGGATCGGCGCTCGCACCACCTACACCGAGCTGCGTCGCTCCCGGACGATTCTCCGCCGCGCCCCCGTTCTCGCCGAGATGGCCGCCACCGTCGGCGCCGCCGCGATCCAGAATCGCGGCACCCTGGGCGGCAGCCTCGGTAACGCGTCGCCAGCCTCCGACCCGGCGCCGGTCCTGCTGGCGCTCGACGCCTCGGTCGAGCTCGCGCGGCGCGAGGGACGGCGCGTCGAGCGCCGCATCGTGCCACTGTCGACCTACTTCACCGGCTACCGCGCGACTGCGGCACGACCGGACGAGCTCGTGACGTCGATTCTCATTCCGGCGGAGGCGCTCGCCGGTTGGCGGTACGCCTACCGCAAGGTCGGGACGCGCCGGGCGCAGGCGATCTCGAAGGTCGTCGCGGCGGTCGCCCTGACGGCGCCGGGCACCCCTGTCGGACGACGGGCGGCGCGCATCGCGTTCGGCAGCGTGGCGCCGACCACCGTGCGCGCCTTCGCCGCGGAGGGCGCGCTCCTCGGCCGCAGGCTCGACGCGACGGCCGCTGCCGAGGCCCGCGAATCACTCCTCGCGCGCGACATCCGCCCGATCGACGACCTGCGCTCGACGGCCGACTATCGCGGCCTGGTCGCGGGGCGGATCCTGGTCACCCTGCTCGCCGAGCTGGGCGGATTCTCCGCCGCCGACCTGCTCTCGCTCTGA
- a CDS encoding tryptophanase → MKTIIEPFRIKSVEPISMTTPEERAGLLAAAGYNLFRLPSKQIVIDLLTDSGTGAMSAAQWAAIMIGDESYAGSPSFGRFEAAVKDITGFKHVIPTHQGRAAERILASTMLLPGDCVPNNTHFDTTRANIEAVGATAIDLPCRESRRLGDSHPFKGNIDLDALEALLANPPGRVPVAFVTVTNNGGGGQPVSMANLRAASAICRGRGVPFYLDACRFAENAYFIKKREPGFADFDLIEIARQMFALADGCTMSAKKDGMANIGGFLCSNDDAVARHEEELLILTEGFPTYGGLAGRDLEAIAVGLYEALDLSYQEYRHASVQYLGERIAAAGVPILQPPGGHAIYIDARAFLPHIPRAHYPGQALAVELYRHAGIRSVEIGSVMMGRRDAVTGEEHFSDHELVRLAIPRRVYTQSHIDYVIEALGEIAAHRERIPGIRIVEQSPALRHFSAVFEPAPSPRAAVALPA, encoded by the coding sequence GTGAAGACGATCATCGAGCCGTTCCGCATCAAGAGCGTAGAACCGATCTCCATGACGACGCCCGAAGAGCGGGCCGGGCTCCTCGCAGCGGCCGGCTACAACCTCTTCCGCCTGCCCTCGAAGCAGATCGTCATCGACCTGCTCACCGACAGCGGCACCGGCGCGATGAGCGCCGCACAGTGGGCCGCAATCATGATCGGAGACGAGTCGTACGCCGGCAGTCCGAGCTTCGGGCGCTTCGAGGCCGCGGTGAAGGACATCACCGGCTTCAAGCACGTGATCCCGACCCACCAGGGGCGCGCCGCCGAACGGATCCTCGCCTCGACGATGCTCCTGCCTGGAGACTGCGTGCCGAACAACACGCATTTCGACACCACGCGCGCCAACATCGAGGCCGTCGGCGCCACCGCGATCGACCTGCCCTGCCGCGAGAGCCGCAGGCTCGGCGACTCTCATCCGTTCAAGGGCAACATCGATCTCGACGCACTCGAGGCGCTGCTCGCCAATCCCCCGGGGCGCGTGCCGGTGGCTTTCGTCACGGTGACGAACAACGGCGGCGGCGGACAGCCGGTTTCGATGGCCAACCTGCGCGCCGCCTCGGCCATCTGTCGGGGGCGCGGCGTACCGTTCTATCTCGACGCCTGCCGCTTCGCCGAGAATGCCTACTTCATCAAGAAGCGCGAGCCCGGCTTTGCCGACTTCGACTTGATCGAGATCGCGCGTCAGATGTTCGCGCTCGCCGACGGCTGCACGATGAGCGCCAAGAAGGACGGCATGGCCAATATCGGCGGATTCCTGTGCTCGAACGACGACGCCGTGGCACGCCACGAGGAGGAGTTGCTCATCCTCACGGAGGGCTTCCCGACCTACGGCGGACTCGCCGGACGCGACCTCGAGGCGATCGCGGTCGGCCTCTACGAGGCGCTCGATCTCTCCTACCAGGAGTACCGGCACGCGTCGGTGCAGTACCTCGGCGAGCGCATCGCCGCGGCCGGCGTGCCGATCCTCCAGCCACCGGGCGGCCATGCCATCTACATCGACGCGCGGGCCTTCCTGCCGCACATCCCGCGCGCCCACTACCCCGGGCAGGCGCTCGCCGTCGAGCTCTACCGCCACGCCGGAATTCGCAGCGTCGAGATCGGCTCGGTGATGATGGGGCGGCGCGACGCGGTGACCGGTGAGGAGCACTTCTCCGACCACGAGCTGGTGCGGCTGGCGATCCCGCGCCGCGTCTATACCCAGAGCCACATCGACTACGTGATCGAAGCACTCGGCGAAATCGCTGCGCACCGCGAGCGCATCCCCGGCATCCGGATCGTCGAGCAGTCGCCGGCGCTGCGCCACTTCAGCGCCGTCTTCGAGCCCGCGCCGTCGCCCAGGGCGGCGGTCGCGCTCCCCGCCTGA
- a CDS encoding SDR family oxidoreductase, protein MRPAALPLGRVRSRWNAADAEDWARTTADSDLGERIYTSRLLGAEPALLLCGGGNTSLKSTLRDPFGEPRAVLWVKGSGADLADVTAAGFAPVDLAGARRLLELPTLSDTALLRELRLLRLDPDAPTPSCEALLHAFLPARFIDHTHADSVLAVLDSRHGKRLAEELWGVDHMIVPYAKPGFDLARRVRDLWLAAGEGAARWTGIVLENHGLFTFGATARESYERMLESVERARKRIPPAGRNPARSAVRARATGREGSWSSLDVAALRCEVSMLAGRPLIARLDASPAARAAIADARFRRAAARGPLTPDHTLRTKPWPLCLTDPKSSAPAVAQFGHEYAAYFSAHRADRPLTRLDLAPRVAYLPGGGVAAFGDTARAANAALAIARHTLAAAQAAQSLGGYRPLPEAELFEVEYWELEQAKLRAAGDPGPGPELGGRVALVSGAARGIGQACVAALLRRSASVAGLDRHPLASASVDLLALQGDATNEQTLRRALDRTVETFGGLDILVLNLGFFAAGEEIQSLPDELWRRAFEVNVEANFRLLRAAAPYLALAPFGASVVVIGSRNVHAPGPGAAAYSASKAALVQLARVAALELAPRGVRVNMLHPDAVFDTDLWTPEMLAKRAARYGLTVEQYKRRNLLGCEITARDVGELAALLATDHFAKTTGAQIPVDGGSDRVI, encoded by the coding sequence ATGCGCCCCGCCGCCCTTCCGCTCGGCCGCGTGCGTTCGCGCTGGAACGCCGCCGACGCCGAGGACTGGGCGCGGACGACCGCCGACTCCGATCTCGGCGAGCGCATCTACACTTCGCGGCTCCTCGGCGCCGAACCGGCGCTGCTGCTCTGCGGCGGCGGCAATACCTCGCTCAAGTCGACGCTCCGCGACCCCTTCGGAGAGCCCCGCGCCGTGCTCTGGGTGAAGGGGAGCGGCGCCGACCTCGCCGACGTCACAGCCGCAGGCTTCGCCCCGGTCGACCTCGCGGGTGCCCGCCGCCTGCTCGAGCTGCCGACGCTCTCGGACACCGCCCTGCTGCGCGAGCTGCGCCTCCTGCGCCTCGACCCCGACGCGCCCACACCTTCGTGCGAGGCGCTTCTGCACGCCTTTCTGCCGGCGCGATTCATCGACCACACGCATGCCGATTCGGTCCTCGCGGTGCTCGACTCGCGCCATGGCAAGCGGCTGGCAGAGGAGCTCTGGGGCGTCGACCACATGATCGTGCCCTACGCCAAGCCCGGCTTCGATCTCGCACGGCGGGTGCGCGATCTGTGGCTCGCGGCCGGTGAAGGCGCGGCGCGGTGGACCGGCATCGTGCTCGAGAACCACGGTCTCTTCACCTTCGGAGCGACGGCGCGGGAGAGCTACGAGCGCATGCTCGAGAGCGTCGAGCGAGCCCGCAAACGTATCCCGCCCGCCGGGCGCAACCCTGCCCGGTCGGCGGTCCGGGCACGAGCGACCGGACGCGAGGGGAGCTGGTCGAGTCTCGATGTCGCGGCGCTGCGCTGCGAGGTCTCGATGCTCGCCGGCAGGCCCTTGATCGCCCGGCTCGACGCGAGCCCAGCGGCGCGCGCTGCGATCGCCGACGCCCGCTTCCGGCGTGCCGCCGCGCGCGGTCCGCTCACTCCCGACCACACCCTGCGCACCAAGCCCTGGCCGCTCTGCCTGACCGACCCGAAGTCTTCGGCACCGGCCGTGGCGCAGTTCGGCCACGAGTACGCGGCCTACTTTTCTGCTCATCGCGCCGATCGACCGCTCACGCGCCTCGACCTCGCGCCGCGCGTGGCGTACCTCCCGGGCGGTGGCGTCGCGGCCTTTGGCGACACGGCCCGCGCCGCCAATGCGGCGCTCGCCATCGCGCGCCATACGCTGGCAGCCGCGCAGGCAGCGCAGTCGCTGGGCGGCTACCGGCCCCTGCCCGAGGCCGAGCTCTTCGAGGTCGAGTACTGGGAGCTCGAACAGGCCAAGCTCCGGGCCGCCGGCGACCCGGGTCCAGGCCCGGAACTCGGCGGCCGCGTGGCGCTGGTCAGCGGGGCCGCCCGCGGCATCGGCCAAGCCTGTGTCGCGGCGCTCCTCCGGCGGTCTGCTTCGGTCGCCGGCCTCGACCGCCACCCGCTCGCTTCGGCGAGCGTCGATCTCCTCGCGCTCCAGGGCGACGCAACCAACGAGCAGACCCTCCGTCGCGCCCTCGATCGCACGGTCGAGACCTTCGGCGGTCTCGACATTCTGGTGTTGAACCTCGGCTTCTTCGCCGCCGGAGAGGAGATCCAGAGCCTTCCTGACGAGCTCTGGCGGCGGGCCTTCGAGGTCAACGTCGAGGCCAACTTCCGACTGCTGCGCGCCGCCGCGCCCTACCTCGCGCTGGCGCCGTTCGGCGCCTCCGTTGTCGTCATCGGCTCGCGCAATGTCCACGCTCCTGGGCCCGGAGCGGCCGCCTATTCGGCCTCGAAGGCGGCGCTCGTCCAGCTCGCACGGGTCGCCGCGCTCGAGCTCGCGCCGCGCGGCGTGCGGGTGAACATGCTCCACCCGGATGCCGTCTTCGACACCGACCTCTGGACGCCCGAGATGCTCGCGAAACGCGCCGCGCGCTACGGGCTCACGGTCGAGCAGTACAAGCGGAGGAATCTCCTCGGCTGCGAGATCACCGCCCGCGACGTCGGCGAGCTCGCCGCCCTCCTTGCGACCGACCACTTCGCCAAGACCACCGGCGCGCAGATCCCCGTCGACGGCGGCAGCGACCGGGTCATCTAG
- a CDS encoding cobalamin-dependent protein (Presence of a B(12) (cobalamin)-binding domain implies dependence on cobalamin itself, in one of its several forms, or in some unusual lineages, dependence on a cobalamin-like analog.), which produces MKAPVGGILGLEMLTFVEPLGLICVAGGLEEAGHACRIHDLRLDGEERGLADCRSFDPDVVGLQCNFTTERRRALRLARLVRRELPRAFVVLGGHDASRDPAWFNDPAIDAIAVGDGEEIMLNLVGTLERGGDLAHAPGLVLNRGGAQTATGHAPERRDLDSLPMPARHLIARYAPHYYINFRKPLALMETARGCPFKCSFCSVWKFHESSFREKSPARVVEELRQIEAPNVFITDDIFWMNVKRGEEMAKAIQAAGIKKYFTVQTRTDIICRFPQLIEMWKGCGSLAIFLGLESVTDEGLASINKKNTAATNERAISILKELGVGFTPNFIVDPAWDHEDFTRLREWISRTGAYNSGFSVLTPLPGTDLWSEAKNRVTTDNWEMFDIIHAVLPTKLPLEEFYREYSSLWKHVLEVRYELRGKARTYLQLGAALATGKVSLGSVRKGMNLAKVFSRPETFLAAHTASADRPAPMAPGR; this is translated from the coding sequence TTGAAAGCTCCGGTCGGCGGCATACTCGGGCTCGAGATGCTGACCTTCGTCGAGCCGCTGGGTCTGATCTGCGTCGCCGGTGGGCTCGAGGAGGCCGGGCACGCCTGTCGAATTCACGACCTGCGCCTCGACGGCGAGGAACGCGGTCTCGCCGACTGCCGCAGCTTCGATCCCGACGTCGTCGGCCTGCAGTGCAACTTCACCACCGAACGCCGAAGGGCCCTGCGGCTGGCGCGGCTCGTCCGGCGCGAGCTGCCCCGGGCCTTCGTCGTCCTCGGCGGGCATGACGCCTCGCGCGATCCAGCGTGGTTCAACGATCCCGCGATCGACGCCATCGCCGTCGGCGACGGCGAGGAGATCATGCTCAATCTCGTCGGCACTCTCGAGCGCGGTGGCGACCTCGCGCACGCCCCGGGCCTGGTTCTGAATCGCGGTGGCGCGCAGACCGCGACCGGCCACGCTCCGGAGCGCCGCGACCTCGATTCCCTGCCGATGCCGGCGCGCCACCTGATCGCGCGATACGCGCCGCACTACTACATCAACTTCCGCAAACCGCTGGCTCTCATGGAGACGGCGCGCGGTTGCCCGTTCAAGTGCAGTTTCTGTTCGGTCTGGAAGTTTCACGAGTCGAGCTTTCGCGAGAAATCGCCCGCCCGCGTGGTCGAGGAGCTGAGGCAGATCGAGGCCCCGAACGTCTTCATCACCGACGACATCTTCTGGATGAACGTGAAGCGCGGCGAGGAGATGGCGAAAGCGATCCAGGCCGCCGGTATCAAGAAGTACTTCACCGTGCAGACCCGCACCGACATCATCTGCAGGTTCCCGCAGCTCATCGAGATGTGGAAGGGATGCGGCTCGCTGGCGATCTTTCTCGGGCTCGAGTCGGTCACCGACGAGGGGCTCGCGAGCATCAACAAGAAGAACACCGCCGCGACCAACGAGCGGGCGATCTCGATCCTGAAGGAGCTGGGAGTCGGCTTCACGCCCAATTTCATCGTCGACCCGGCCTGGGATCACGAGGACTTCACGCGACTGCGCGAGTGGATCTCGCGCACCGGGGCCTACAACAGCGGCTTCTCGGTCCTGACGCCGCTGCCTGGAACCGATCTCTGGTCGGAGGCCAAAAACCGGGTGACGACCGACAACTGGGAGATGTTCGACATCATCCACGCCGTGCTGCCGACGAAGCTGCCGCTCGAGGAGTTCTATCGCGAGTACTCGAGCCTCTGGAAGCACGTGCTCGAAGTGCGCTACGAGTTGCGCGGCAAGGCGCGGACCTACCTGCAGTTGGGCGCGGCTCTCGCGACGGGAAAGGTGAGCCTGGGCTCGGTCCGCAAGGGGATGAACCTCGCCAAGGTGTTCAGCCGGCCGGAGACCTTCCTCGCGGCCCACACCGCGAGTGCCGACCGTCCCGCCCCGATGGCGCCTGGTCGCTAG